A genomic region of Silurus meridionalis isolate SWU-2019-XX chromosome 7, ASM1480568v1, whole genome shotgun sequence contains the following coding sequences:
- the tha1 gene encoding threonine aldolase 1: protein MLLRSLVCCVKFRWVSEGIRHAGGYLRAADQIRSYRGGSSSSRVVPGSRAWHTVDLRSDTVTEPGEAMRSAMAQARVGDDVFGEDPTVNELQEVAANMFGMEAALFVPTGTMSNLIAVMVHCRERGDEMIVGDLSHLHIYEQGGSAQLAGVHSTTLTTMADGTFDLEQLESKIRHGYPDVHYPRSRLVCLENTHNIMGGRVLPVAFLQQLRSIADKYGLAVHIDGARLMNAAVALDVHPSVILKHCHTVSVCLSKGLGAPAGTILAGSKEFIQRAVRARKALGGGMRQSGILAAAGRIALLDMMARLEEDHRNAQTFARALMECSPPLYHVDLASVETNILRFGLRNSGLSPTRFCELMEEVSEEEVDALNQGVRVLMFPHVGGTVRAVWHLGISEEDTQLAIKKAQFVAQQFHLKSVRGR, encoded by the exons ATGTTACTGCGTTCACTTGTCTGCTGTGTTAAGTTCCGATGGGTTTCAGAGGGAATCCGCCATGCGGGTGGTTATTTGCGTGCAGCGGATCAGATCCGGTCTTACCGTggaggcagcagcagcagcagggtGGTTCCGGGCTCACGCGCCTGGCACACGGTGGATCTGCGCAGTGACACGGTGACTGAGCCGGGAGAAGCCATGCGCAGCGCCATGGCACAGGCTCGAGTCGGTGATGATGTGTTCGGTGAAGACCCAACCGTTAATG AACTACAGGAAGTGGCAGCTAATATGTTTGGCATGGAGGCAGCTTTGTTTGTACCCACAGGAACTATGAGCAATTTAATTGCAG TCATGGTCCATTGTAGAGAGAGGGGGGATGAGATGATAGTTGGGGATCTCTCTCATCTGCATATCTATGAGCAAGGAGGGAGTGCACAG CTTGCTGGTGTTCACTCCACCACACTCACAACCATGGCTGATGGAACATTTGATCTGGAGCAGCTGGAATCAAAGATCCGCCATGGATACCCTGATGTACACTATCCCCGCTCACGCCTGGTGTGTTTAGAAAACACACATAACATCATGGGTGGGCGTGTTCTCCCTGTCGCCTTCCTGCAGCAG CTGCGCTCTATAGCAGATAAGTATGGACTTGCTGTGCATATCGATGGTGCTAGGCTGATGAATGCAGCAGTGGCACTGGATGTGCATCCCTCTGTCATACTCAAACACTGCCACAcagtcagtgtgtgtctgtctaag GGATTGGGAGCACCTGCTGGGACCATACTTGCTGGGTCTAAAGAGTTCATCCAGAGAGCAGTGCGTGCCCGTAAAGCTCTGGGAGGTGGAATGCGCCAGTCAGGGATTTTAGCAGCAGCTGGAAGAATTGCCCTGTTGGACATGATGGCTAGACTGGAGGAGGACCACAGGAATGCCCAGACTTTTGCCAGAG cTCTGATGGAATGCAGTCCTCCTTTGTACCATGTAGACTTAGCATCTGTTGAAACTAACATATTGCGTTTCGGTTTGCGAAATTCTGGGCTGAGTCCGACTCGTTTCTGTGAGCTGATGGAGGAGGTGAGCGAGGAGGAGGTTGATGCTCTTAACCAGGGTGTACGTGTGCTCATGTTCCCTCACGTCGGGGGTACGGTGAGAGCTGTGTGGCACCTCGGGATCAGTGAGGAGGACACTCAGCTAGCTATAAAGAAAGCCCAGTTTGTGGCCCAGCAGTTTCACTTAAAATCAGTAAGAGGCAGATGA
- the tmem235b gene encoding transmembrane protein 235, with protein sequence MRIGFGSVVLGAGLSAILSFSFLALSIGTEYWYIIEDQRTNNTEPQHVHSGLWGVANDDQPIIGDPPILSESERHMQNMHNAIAVLLPLSLVLLVFGGVFAIASSLARCRLLLMGTASYFLLCSLLTLSGVSLYISYSQKALEETKLRIGLEQMAMVHTSFGWSVGLAWLSFILEVTTGLLLLVSARMVQLSQYQETVSPI encoded by the exons ATGAGAATTGGATTTGGCTCTGTGGTTCTCGGCGCTGGATTAAGCGCAATTCTCAGCTTCAGCTTTCTGGCGCTCTCTATCGGAACCGAGTACTGGTACATTATAGAAGATCAAAGGACGAATAACACTGAGCCACAGCACGTGCATTCTGGACTTTGGGGAGTGGCGAATG ATGATCAGCCCATCATAGGAGACCCGCCAATATTATCAGAGTCAGAAAGGCATATGCAGA ATATGCATAATGCGATTGCTGTCCTGCTGCCTCTCAGTCTGGTGCTCTTAGTATTTGGAGGAGTATTTGCCATTGCCAGCTCTCTAGCCCGGTGTAGACTTCTCCTCATGGGAACTGCATCCTATTTTCTTCTTTGCA gtcttctcactctctctggtGTAAGTCTGTACATCAGTTATTCCCAAAAAGCTCTGGAGGAGACAAAGCTAAGAATTGGGTTGGAACAGATGGCCATGGTTCACACATCCTTTGGTTGGTCAGTGGGTTTGGCCTGGCTCTCCTTTATTCTGGAAGTAACAACCGGTCTTCTCCTCTTGGTTTCTGCCCGGATGGTCCAATTATCCCAGTACCAGGAGACTGTATCCCCTATATAA
- the birc5a gene encoding baculoviral IAP repeat-containing protein 5a isoform X2 yields MCNINDEPTALYFYDNRLLTFHAWPFQEDCVCTPENMAKAGFIHVPSENCPDIAQCFFCLKELEGWEPEDDPEKEHKAHSSSCNFIALKKPVESLTVEEFLRLQKERQKFIIHYSFPSVQLKGPSVFQHDVPVHNVNSIQI; encoded by the exons ATGTGTAACATTAACGATGAACCGAcagctttatatttttatgataaCAGGCTTTTAACCTTTCATGCTTGGCCATTTCAGGAAGACTGCGTTTGTACTCCAGAGAAT ATGGCTAAGGCAGGATTCATTCATGTGCCTTCTGAGAACTGTCCTGATATCGCCCAGTGCTTCTTCTGTCTGAAAGAGCTGGAGGGCTGGGAACCAGAAGATGATCCTGA AAAGGAACATAAAGCACATTCATCAAGCTGCAATTTTATTGCATTGAAGAAACCTGTGGAGAGTCTGACAGTGGAGGAGTTTCTCAGGCTTCAGAAAGAGAGGCAGAAATTTATCATT caTTACAGTTTCCCTTCAGTGCAGCTAAAAGGCCCCagtgtgttccagcatgatgtccctgtgcacaacgTGAACTCCATACAGATATGA
- the birc5a gene encoding baculoviral IAP repeat-containing protein 5a isoform X1, with translation MCNINDEPTALYFYDNRLLTFHAWPFQEDCVCTPENMAKAGFIHVPSENCPDIAQCFFCLKELEGWEPEDDPEKEHKAHSSSCNFIALKKPVESLTVEEFLRLQKERQKFIIKKMCGQAVEKFEEAVKLKRGQILQSAMGEE, from the exons ATGTGTAACATTAACGATGAACCGAcagctttatatttttatgataaCAGGCTTTTAACCTTTCATGCTTGGCCATTTCAGGAAGACTGCGTTTGTACTCCAGAGAAT ATGGCTAAGGCAGGATTCATTCATGTGCCTTCTGAGAACTGTCCTGATATCGCCCAGTGCTTCTTCTGTCTGAAAGAGCTGGAGGGCTGGGAACCAGAAGATGATCCTGA AAAGGAACATAAAGCACATTCATCAAGCTGCAATTTTATTGCATTGAAGAAACCTGTGGAGAGTCTGACAGTGGAGGAGTTTCTCAGGCTTCAGAAAGAGAGGCAGAAATTTATCATT AAAAAGATGTGCGGTCAGGCTGTTGAGAAATTTGAAGAAGCTGTGAAGTTGAAAAGGGGGCAGATTCTCCAGTCTGCAATGGGTGAAGAATGA
- the fscn2b gene encoding fascin-2b, which translates to MPINGNKALKLQFGLINYENRYLTAEAFGFKVNASAPSLKKKQIWILEQDEIDGQVVYFQSHLGRYLASDKDGKVSCEAETRESACRFIIVAQSDGRWALQSEPHLRFFGGSKDHLSCFAQTIGETELWTMHLALHPQANLLSVARKRYAHLSAPDSEIAVDSNIPWGVDALLTLVYVDGKYCLKTSDSRFLSNDGKLLCENGRGTVYTLELKSGKLAFKDCDGKYLSPVGPTGTLRSGRCSKPGKDEMFDLEESHPQVVFQAANNRFVSIRQGVNISANQDDETDMETFQMEIDKESKKYKFRTNEGNYWTLVAHGGIQSTAKEVSANTMFDIVWLGQRVALQASNGKYVCTKKNGQLAAVCDSIGDDEQFILKLINRPILILRGENGYVCHHKNSNTLDANRSVYDIFTLQFSDGAYQIKGAGGRFWYVSSTGLVCSDGDTPEDFCFEFLEHGRIGIKGKNGKYLRGDQGGTLKCEGETADSSSLWEY; encoded by the exons ATGCCTATAAATGGCAACAAAGCCCTCAAGCTTCAGTTTGGGCTGATTAATTATGAAAATCGCTACCTGACAGCAGAGGCTTTTGGATTCAAAGTGAATGCTTCAGCTCCAAGTCTCAAGAAGAAGCAGATCTGGATCCTCGAGCAAGATGAGATTGACGGCCAAGTGGTGTACTTCCAGAGCCACCTCGGCCGCTACCTGGCTTCTGACAAAGATGGCAAGGTGAGCTGTGAAGCTGAGACACGGGAGAGTGCATGCAGGTTCATAATTGTAGCGCAATCAGATGGTCGCTGGGCCTTGCAGTCTGAGCCACACCTGCGCTTCTTTGGAGGGTCGAAAGACCACCTGTCTTGCTTTGCTCAGACCATTGGTGAGACAGAACTCTGGACTATGCACCTTGCTCTTCACCCACAAGCCAACTTGCTAAGCGTAGCTCGCAAGCGTTATGCTCATCTGTCTGCACCTGACAGTGAAATAGCTGTGGACAGCAACATTCCATGGGGTGTTGATGCTCTTTTAACTCTGGTTTATGTGGATGGCAAGTACTGCCTAAAGACCAGTGATAGCCGTTTCTTAAGCAATGATGGGAAACTGTTGTGTGAAAATGGCCGTGGAACTGTATACACATTGGAGCTGAAATCGGGCAAGTTAGCCTTTAAAGACTGTGATGGAAAATACTTAAGTCCAGTGGGACCAACAGGTACCTTACGCTCAGGACGCTGCTCCAAACCAGGCAAGGATGAGATGTTTGACCTAGAGGAGAGTCATCCACAGGTGGTGTTTCAAGCTGCCAATAACAGATTTGTCTCCATTCGACAAG GTGTGAACATTTCAGCAAATCAGGATGATGAAACAGACATGGAGACTTTTCAAATGGAGATTGATAAAGAAAGCAAAAAGTACAAGTTCAGGACAAATGAAGGCAACTACTGGACACTCGTAGCTCACGGAGGAATTCAATCCACAGCCAAAGAAGT AAGTGCCAACACCATGTTTGATATTGTGTGGCTTGGACAACGTGTGGCACTACAAGCTAGCAATGGAAAATATGTGTGCACCAAGAAAAATGGACAACTTGCTGCAGTTTGCGACTCCATAG GTGATGATGAACAGTTCATTCTGAAGCTGATCAATAGGCCCATCCTAATTCTCCGGGGCGAGAACGGATATGTGTGCCATCACAAAAACTCTAACACACTAGATGCAAACCGCTCGGTTTATGACATATTCACATTACAATTCAGTGATGGGGCATACCAAATTAAAG GTGCAGGAGGGCGCTTCTGGTATGTATCCAGCACTGGATTGGTGTGTTCAGATGGAGACACACCTGAAGACTTCTGCTTTGAGTTCTTAGAGCATGGCCGCATTGGAATAAAGGGCAAAAACGGCAAATACCTGCGTGGAGACCAGGGAGGCACACTGAAATGTGAAGGAGAAACTGCAGACAGCTCATCTCTCTGGGAATATTGA